Proteins encoded together in one Lysinibacter cavernae window:
- a CDS encoding polyribonucleotide nucleotidyltransferase, which produces MEGPEIKFAETVLDNGKFGTRTIRFETGRLAQQAQGAVAAYLDEETMLLSATSAGKHPKENFDFFPLTVDVEERSYAAGKIPGSFFRREGRPSTEAILVCRLIDRPLRPSFRSGLRNEVQIVVTVLSIAPGEFYDALAINAASASTQISGLPFSGPIAGVRLALIGDQWVAFPTVDQLEEAVFDLMVAGRVVTNADGSEDVAIMMVEAEATEGCWNLIKGGAQKPDEAVVAQGLEASKPFLKQLVKAQAELAAQSAKEIADYPVFPPYADETLAAVAALAEAELVNIYQIADKIARQDADSALKERVVTAIGVKIDAGELPADAAGQVSAAYKSVTKNVVRGRILTEGVRMDGRGLSDIRALDAEVQVIPRVHGSAIFQRGETQILGVTTLNMLKMEQQIDSLSPVKAKRYLHHYNFPPYSTGETGRVGSPKRREIGHGFLAERALVPVLPSREEFPYAIRQVSEALSSNGSTSMGSVCASTLSLLNAGVPLRAPVAGIAMGLVSDEVNGETRYAALTDILGAEDALGDMDFKVAGTSEFITAIQLDTKLDGIPASVLISALGQAKQARTTILDVLTQAIDAPDEMAPTAPRVITVNIPVDKIGELIGPKGKTINAIQDETGADISIDDDGTVYIGAVDGPSAEAARVQVNAIANPQNPEIGEQYLGTVVKNAAFGAFISLLPGKDGLLHISEVRKLAGGKRVENVDDVLSIGQKVLVEITKIDDRGKLSLAPVLEEAAAEAAPEEEEPSGE; this is translated from the coding sequence TTGGAAGGTCCAGAAATTAAGTTTGCCGAGACGGTTCTCGACAACGGAAAATTCGGTACTCGTACCATCCGCTTCGAAACGGGACGCCTCGCACAGCAGGCACAGGGCGCAGTAGCCGCCTACCTCGACGAAGAAACAATGCTGCTTTCGGCCACGAGCGCCGGCAAGCACCCGAAAGAAAACTTCGACTTCTTCCCACTGACGGTTGACGTTGAAGAGCGCTCATACGCGGCAGGAAAGATCCCCGGATCGTTCTTCCGCCGCGAGGGACGCCCCTCGACCGAGGCCATCCTCGTGTGCCGTCTGATCGACCGCCCACTTCGCCCGTCGTTCCGCTCTGGCCTCCGCAACGAGGTCCAGATCGTGGTTACGGTTCTGAGCATCGCACCTGGCGAGTTCTACGACGCCCTCGCGATCAACGCGGCTTCGGCATCCACCCAGATCTCTGGCCTGCCGTTCTCCGGCCCTATCGCTGGTGTGCGTCTTGCACTCATCGGTGACCAGTGGGTTGCGTTCCCAACCGTTGACCAGCTCGAAGAGGCCGTATTCGACCTCATGGTTGCCGGTCGCGTTGTCACCAACGCCGACGGCAGCGAAGACGTTGCCATCATGATGGTTGAGGCGGAAGCTACCGAAGGCTGCTGGAACCTCATCAAGGGTGGCGCTCAGAAGCCCGACGAGGCAGTTGTTGCCCAGGGGCTCGAGGCGTCGAAGCCGTTCCTGAAGCAGCTGGTCAAAGCTCAGGCCGAGCTTGCCGCCCAGTCAGCAAAGGAAATCGCCGACTACCCGGTGTTCCCTCCCTACGCAGACGAGACCCTCGCCGCCGTTGCCGCACTTGCTGAGGCAGAACTGGTCAACATTTACCAGATCGCCGACAAGATCGCTCGCCAGGACGCAGACAGCGCGCTCAAGGAGCGCGTCGTTACTGCTATTGGCGTCAAGATCGATGCTGGTGAACTTCCCGCGGATGCCGCTGGACAGGTCAGCGCAGCCTACAAGTCGGTTACCAAGAACGTTGTTCGCGGACGCATCCTCACCGAGGGCGTTCGTATGGACGGCCGTGGTCTGAGCGACATCCGTGCGCTTGACGCCGAGGTCCAGGTTATTCCTCGCGTTCACGGTTCGGCTATCTTCCAGCGCGGAGAGACCCAGATCCTTGGCGTGACCACGCTCAACATGCTCAAGATGGAGCAGCAGATTGACTCGCTTTCGCCCGTCAAGGCAAAGCGTTACCTGCACCACTACAACTTCCCGCCATACTCGACCGGTGAAACCGGCCGTGTTGGAAGCCCGAAGCGCCGCGAAATCGGTCACGGATTCCTTGCAGAGCGTGCACTCGTGCCCGTACTGCCTTCGCGCGAAGAGTTCCCCTACGCCATCCGTCAGGTATCCGAGGCGCTCAGCTCCAACGGATCCACCTCGATGGGTTCGGTATGTGCGTCGACCCTGTCGCTGCTCAACGCCGGTGTGCCACTGCGCGCGCCCGTTGCCGGTATCGCCATGGGACTTGTCAGCGACGAGGTAAACGGAGAGACGCGCTACGCCGCCCTCACCGACATCCTTGGCGCTGAAGATGCCCTCGGTGACATGGACTTCAAGGTTGCCGGAACGAGCGAGTTCATCACGGCCATCCAGCTCGACACCAAGCTCGACGGCATCCCTGCCTCGGTTTTGATCAGCGCGCTCGGACAGGCAAAGCAGGCTCGTACCACGATCCTCGACGTGCTCACTCAGGCAATCGACGCTCCAGACGAGATGGCCCCAACGGCTCCTCGCGTGATCACGGTCAACATTCCTGTTGACAAGATCGGTGAGCTCATTGGGCCTAAGGGCAAGACGATCAACGCTATCCAGGACGAGACCGGCGCCGACATCTCAATCGATGACGACGGAACCGTCTACATCGGTGCGGTTGACGGTCCTTCTGCCGAAGCAGCCCGCGTTCAGGTCAACGCTATTGCCAACCCTCAGAACCCTGAGATTGGCGAGCAGTACCTCGGAACCGTTGTGAAGAACGCCGCGTTTGGTGCCTTCATCTCGCTGCTCCCCGGCAAGGATGGCCTGCTGCACATCTCTGAGGTGCGTAAGCTCGCTGGCGGAAAGCGCGTTGAGAACGTTGACGACGTGCTGTCGATCGGTCAGAAGGTGCTCGTTGAGATCACCAAGATCGATGACCGTGGCAAGCTTTCGCTCGCTCCCGTTCTTGAGGAAGCAGCCGCTGAGGCCGCTCCCGAAGAGGAAGAGCCTTCAGGCGAATAA
- a CDS encoding aldo/keto reductase, with amino-acid sequence MIWGAQGSLSKLTATSKNTASTVARTLGIVPAAHPAHGEAATPSAQLPENTYTEPITLARAGVRRPVGHSDLRVFPVALGTSVFGWTVDRQTSMSILDRFFLLGGNFIDTADNYASGQSEMMIGNWLRTRGSRDRVVLATKVGQSVDNPGLKRRGILAAVEASLERLQTDYIDLLYFHFDDPFVPLEDSLAAAHELIESGKVRYLGASNYSGSRLMEARVLSANGLPRFEAIQEHYNLMHRKEYETDAALAAGAQQLGVIPHFPLAHGFLGGEYRSRADGVGNARRMRAGQHITRHGFRVLAVVERVAHEHGVSPATVALAWLLSKQNIVAPVVSADTLAHVDDMISSTDLRLTEQQLNDLDRVSAYSARRHA; translated from the coding sequence ATGATCTGGGGTGCGCAGGGCTCGCTTTCGAAGCTCACGGCCACGTCCAAGAACACGGCGAGCACGGTTGCTCGCACCCTCGGAATCGTCCCGGCGGCGCATCCTGCTCATGGTGAAGCGGCAACTCCCTCGGCGCAGCTACCCGAAAACACGTATACCGAACCCATCACACTTGCCCGCGCCGGTGTCCGCCGACCCGTTGGGCACAGCGATCTTCGGGTGTTCCCCGTCGCGCTTGGCACGAGTGTGTTTGGCTGGACCGTCGACCGCCAAACGAGTATGAGCATCCTCGACCGATTCTTTTTGCTCGGCGGCAACTTCATCGATACGGCAGACAACTACGCTTCGGGCCAGAGCGAAATGATGATTGGCAATTGGTTGCGTACGCGCGGCAGCCGCGATCGGGTTGTGCTCGCCACCAAGGTCGGGCAAAGCGTCGACAATCCAGGCCTCAAGCGCCGTGGCATCCTCGCCGCAGTTGAGGCTTCGCTTGAGCGGCTGCAAACCGACTACATCGATTTGTTGTACTTCCACTTTGACGACCCGTTTGTACCGCTCGAAGACAGCTTGGCTGCTGCACACGAGCTGATCGAAAGTGGCAAAGTCAGGTACCTCGGTGCTTCAAACTACAGCGGTTCGCGCCTCATGGAGGCACGCGTACTTTCGGCAAACGGCCTGCCTCGATTTGAAGCAATCCAAGAGCACTACAACCTCATGCACCGCAAAGAATACGAAACCGACGCGGCGCTTGCCGCCGGTGCGCAGCAACTTGGGGTTATCCCGCACTTCCCTCTGGCCCACGGATTCCTCGGCGGCGAATATCGCAGCCGGGCAGACGGGGTGGGGAACGCGCGTCGCATGCGTGCTGGGCAGCACATCACTCGCCACGGCTTCCGCGTGCTCGCGGTTGTCGAGCGCGTCGCCCACGAACACGGGGTCAGCCCGGCAACAGTCGCCCTCGCCTGGCTGCTGTCAAAGCAGAATATTGTGGCTCCCGTGGTGAGCGCCGACACCCTTGCCCACGTCGACGACATGATTTCAAGCACCGATCTGCGGCTCACTGAGCAGCAGCTGAACGACCTTGACCGGGTATCGGCCTACAGCGCCCGCAGGCACGCCTAG
- a CDS encoding M16 family metallopeptidase → MTSAVDFPLDVPEMSFTLGGDTLVRRTVHPSGVRILTESMPGARSATLGYWVTVGSRDEQPTETGAAGSLGSTHFLEHLLFKGTSQRNALEIAQSFDAVGGEHNAMTAKEFTCYYAKVRDTDLSMASSVIADMVTGSLIDPHEFDTEREVILEELAMAEDDPGDVASERLFSAVLGDHPLGRPIGGDRETIAGATREGVWQHYRERYSPSTLVISAAGAVNHDALVAEVTSSLDAAASDWSNWSMDAVAAPTPRRSVPPASVQRAEAIAEIERPGAQINLMLGVNGLVAGDDRRFAMNILNIVLGGGMSSRLFQEIREKRGLAYSTYSFSSAYSDAGLFGLYAGCAPDKAGQVTGLLRDEFSRLANDGITDDELRRALGQLAGSSALALEDSDTRMSRLARSEMGLGVFYDLDESLRRLAEVTVDDVQSLAQDLASREFSAVVVGDLSESKAGLSIRSALEVSR, encoded by the coding sequence ATGACCAGCGCTGTTGATTTTCCTTTAGACGTGCCCGAAATGAGTTTCACACTTGGTGGTGACACGTTGGTCAGGCGAACCGTTCACCCGAGCGGTGTGCGCATCCTCACAGAATCGATGCCGGGTGCGCGTAGCGCGACACTTGGCTACTGGGTCACCGTCGGCTCGCGAGACGAGCAGCCAACCGAAACCGGTGCGGCCGGTAGCCTCGGCTCCACACACTTCCTTGAGCACCTCCTGTTCAAGGGCACCTCACAGCGAAACGCGCTTGAGATCGCGCAGAGCTTTGATGCCGTTGGCGGCGAGCATAATGCGATGACGGCGAAAGAATTCACCTGTTACTACGCAAAAGTGCGCGATACCGATCTCTCGATGGCCAGCTCGGTCATCGCCGACATGGTCACCGGCTCGCTCATCGATCCGCACGAGTTCGATACCGAACGCGAAGTCATCCTCGAAGAACTTGCCATGGCAGAAGACGATCCAGGCGATGTGGCGAGCGAGCGACTGTTCAGCGCCGTGCTTGGCGATCATCCGCTCGGCAGGCCAATCGGCGGAGACCGCGAGACCATCGCTGGCGCAACCCGCGAGGGAGTTTGGCAGCACTACCGCGAGCGCTACAGCCCTTCAACCCTGGTAATCTCTGCCGCTGGCGCGGTCAATCACGATGCCCTCGTCGCGGAGGTAACCTCTTCGCTTGATGCCGCAGCAAGCGACTGGTCAAACTGGTCGATGGATGCCGTAGCCGCGCCAACCCCACGCCGCTCGGTGCCGCCGGCATCCGTGCAGCGGGCCGAGGCCATTGCCGAGATCGAGCGCCCCGGTGCCCAGATCAATCTCATGCTTGGCGTCAACGGGCTTGTCGCTGGTGACGATCGGCGGTTTGCGATGAACATCCTCAACATCGTTCTTGGCGGTGGGATGTCGAGCCGCCTGTTCCAGGAGATTCGCGAAAAACGTGGCCTTGCCTATTCAACCTATTCGTTTTCGTCGGCCTATTCGGATGCCGGCCTGTTTGGCCTGTATGCCGGCTGCGCGCCCGATAAAGCCGGGCAGGTTACCGGCCTGCTGCGAGACGAGTTCAGTCGCCTCGCCAACGATGGAATCACCGATGACGAGCTTCGTCGCGCGCTCGGACAGCTTGCGGGTTCGTCGGCGCTTGCCCTCGAAGACTCAGACACCCGAATGAGTCGTCTCGCCCGCAGCGAGATGGGTCTCGGTGTGTTTTATGATCTTGATGAGAGCCTGCGTCGGCTCGCCGAGGTGACCGTTGACGACGTTCAGTCCCTTGCCCAAGACCTCGCCTCTCGTGAGTTTTCGGCCGTTGTTGTTGGTGACCTCTCCGAGTCGAAGGCTGGGCTGAGCATCCGTTCGGCGCTGGAGGTATCCCGATGA
- a CDS encoding histidine phosphatase family protein: MTRTLYLVRHGEQVDAEHGIPDGSLSPRGERQAKAIAERLSGIPFNAAWHSPLRRAEETVRVMTDMMPSLESQPSSLLLDCLPTGRVDGMPEVYNSYFDSYTEDEIDAGRAQMEDATAEFLGHQGDQHELIVTHNFVIAWFVREVMDAPEWRWLGINQANCGLTIIQQRPGRPWSLLVHNDLSHLPVELRTGLPEAILG; the protein is encoded by the coding sequence ATGACCAGAACCTTGTATCTGGTGAGGCACGGCGAGCAAGTGGATGCCGAGCATGGCATCCCAGATGGCTCGCTTTCACCTCGGGGCGAGCGCCAGGCGAAGGCGATTGCCGAGCGGTTGAGCGGCATCCCGTTTAACGCAGCATGGCACTCTCCGCTGCGCCGTGCAGAAGAAACCGTTCGGGTGATGACTGACATGATGCCGTCGCTCGAATCGCAACCCTCAAGCCTGCTGCTCGACTGCCTGCCAACCGGCAGGGTCGATGGCATGCCTGAGGTCTACAACTCGTATTTTGATTCCTATACGGAAGACGAGATTGATGCGGGGCGCGCGCAGATGGAAGATGCAACGGCAGAGTTTCTTGGGCATCAGGGCGACCAGCATGAGCTGATCGTGACGCATAACTTTGTGATTGCCTGGTTTGTTCGGGAGGTCATGGATGCCCCTGAGTGGCGCTGGCTCGGCATCAACCAGGCCAATTGCGGGCTGACGATTATCCAGCAGCGTCCCGGACGCCCCTGGTCCCTTCTTGTTCACAACGACCTGTCACATTTGCCGGTTGAACTGCGCACCGGTCTTCCCGAAGCGATTCTTGGGTAG
- the dapB gene encoding 4-hydroxy-tetrahydrodipicolinate reductase produces MTTRVAIAGASGRMGRLARSIVNELDGFAIHAELGSQTPLSDMLGADVVIDVTTPAVSPAVVSFAVENGINVLVGTSGWSADRLAQLRTQLVTQPNVGIVVIPNFSIGSVLGTALSTIAGQFFDSIEIIEAHHAGKIDSPSGTAVRTAELIAAARGDRGPVEAPFADQIARGEQVASIPIHSLRMAGVLAKQEVILGGTGEVLTITHDTISPEAYSTGMRAALKAVTTATGLTVGLDQVLGLDFSKVRATPDAEARS; encoded by the coding sequence ATGACTACACGCGTTGCCATTGCAGGTGCCTCAGGGCGGATGGGCCGTTTGGCCCGGTCAATTGTTAACGAGCTTGACGGCTTCGCCATACACGCCGAGCTTGGCTCGCAGACGCCGTTGAGCGACATGCTTGGTGCCGACGTTGTGATTGACGTCACCACCCCGGCCGTTTCGCCAGCTGTGGTGTCGTTTGCCGTTGAGAACGGTATTAACGTGCTTGTTGGCACGAGCGGATGGTCGGCAGACCGGCTGGCACAGCTGCGCACACAGCTGGTCACACAACCAAATGTTGGTATTGTTGTCATCCCAAACTTTTCGATAGGCTCCGTGCTCGGCACGGCTCTCTCAACAATTGCCGGCCAGTTCTTTGACTCCATCGAGATCATCGAAGCCCACCACGCTGGCAAGATCGATTCGCCCTCGGGTACAGCAGTCCGCACGGCAGAGCTGATTGCTGCGGCTCGCGGCGACCGTGGGCCGGTGGAGGCGCCCTTCGCAGACCAGATCGCGCGGGGCGAGCAGGTGGCGAGCATCCCAATCCACAGCCTTCGGATGGCAGGGGTCCTCGCAAAGCAAGAGGTGATTTTGGGTGGAACGGGAGAAGTCCTCACCATTACGCACGACACGATTTCGCCAGAGGCCTACTCAACTGGGATGCGCGCGGCGCTCAAGGCCGTCACTACGGCGACGGGGCTTACCGTTGGCCTCGACCAGGTGCTTGGCCTCGACTTCTCGAAGGTTCGCGCAACTCCTGACGCGGAGGCCCGCTCGTGA
- a CDS encoding tetratricopeptide repeat protein, whose amino-acid sequence MVVLLGLYVVLVGQRAWLMLTSGSAVGILIGIALTVLPLITVWAVWREMSFGAKSSQLHAELLDAEDAAFEAGSIDEDAPGALSPAAVLPTSPSGRFDRAAADAAFPAYQREAEQHPTDWMAWFRLGLAYDACGDRRRARQAIRKAIVLARG is encoded by the coding sequence ATGGTTGTACTGCTTGGCCTCTACGTCGTGCTTGTTGGGCAGCGTGCCTGGCTCATGCTGACCTCCGGAAGTGCCGTTGGCATCCTGATCGGAATTGCGCTTACCGTTCTCCCTCTGATTACGGTGTGGGCCGTCTGGCGAGAGATGTCCTTTGGCGCAAAATCGAGCCAGCTGCACGCGGAGCTTCTCGACGCAGAGGATGCAGCGTTTGAGGCTGGCTCGATCGATGAGGATGCTCCAGGAGCCCTCAGCCCAGCCGCCGTGTTGCCAACGAGCCCAAGCGGGCGGTTTGACCGCGCTGCGGCAGATGCTGCCTTCCCCGCCTACCAGCGTGAGGCCGAGCAGCATCCAACCGACTGGATGGCCTGGTTTCGCCTTGGGCTCGCTTACGACGCCTGTGGCGACCGGCGTCGCGCGCGCCAGGCTATCCGCAAAGCGATTGTGCTCGCACGCGGATAG
- a CDS encoding TIGR01777 family oxidoreductase yields the protein MPQHERLNNTENPGTPLTILITGASGLIGTALAARATADGHHVRRLVRRVPSAANEFRWDPSTGLIDSSALIDVDVVVNLAGAPLNRLPWTPAYKKKIRQSRLDATNTVVEAMRGMQTPPAVLLNASAVGYYGHRPGEKLVTSPARGTGFLADVCVAWEAAAQRAPEGVRVVTLRTGIVLSRTGGVLPLLERIAKVGLAGPLGSGTQHWPWISLRDHVGAQMHLMTADVSGPINIVGPEQVTAAKLITTVAHAVHRPYWLPAPRFALIALLGDAARELLLSDQNVYPRRLLDAGYEFHDARMEQLVTDLYAR from the coding sequence ATGCCTCAGCACGAGCGACTCAACAACACGGAAAACCCGGGTACGCCCCTGACCATCCTCATCACTGGCGCATCGGGGCTCATCGGCACAGCGCTCGCGGCAAGGGCAACGGCTGACGGCCATCACGTTCGCCGACTGGTGCGGCGCGTTCCCTCAGCGGCAAATGAGTTTCGCTGGGACCCATCAACTGGGCTCATCGATTCCTCTGCCCTCATCGATGTGGATGTTGTTGTCAACCTGGCGGGTGCTCCTCTCAACCGGTTACCGTGGACGCCGGCCTATAAAAAGAAGATCCGCCAGTCTCGGCTTGATGCCACCAACACCGTTGTTGAAGCCATGCGAGGGATGCAGACGCCGCCCGCTGTGCTCCTCAACGCTTCCGCGGTTGGGTACTACGGTCATCGTCCTGGCGAAAAACTTGTGACCTCTCCTGCTCGTGGAACGGGGTTCCTTGCCGACGTCTGCGTCGCGTGGGAGGCCGCCGCACAACGTGCGCCGGAAGGCGTACGAGTGGTAACGCTGCGAACCGGCATCGTATTGTCGCGGACGGGAGGCGTTCTCCCGTTGCTCGAACGAATCGCGAAGGTTGGACTCGCTGGCCCACTCGGCTCGGGCACTCAGCACTGGCCGTGGATCAGCCTGCGCGACCATGTCGGCGCACAAATGCACCTCATGACGGCCGACGTTTCAGGCCCCATCAATATTGTTGGGCCAGAGCAGGTCACCGCTGCAAAGCTCATCACAACCGTCGCGCATGCGGTACACCGCCCTTATTGGCTGCCAGCCCCGCGGTTTGCCCTCATCGCGCTCCTTGGCGACGCGGCCCGCGAGCTACTTCTCTCCGACCAAAACGTGTACCCTCGCCGACTGCTTGATGCCGGCTACGAGTTCCACGATGCGCGCATGGAACAGCTCGTTACCGACCTGTACGCGCGATAA
- a CDS encoding DUF4395 domain-containing protein, which produces MSPSEASEATPKTQPKGIDPRGPRFGATITSVLLAITVFLGLIGTSASRLVGETSPPVDLGWALPSLTIAQRAADPAFILLVIIAALFAWGAFAGIQRHPYGLFFARVIRPRLAPSSERENPAAPTFAQGVGLIVVGIGLVLHLAGVPLALPLAAGAAFIAAFLNAAVGFCLGCQIYLLLQRAKPVGLRPNAT; this is translated from the coding sequence GTGTCGCCGTCTGAAGCATCCGAAGCAACGCCAAAAACGCAACCGAAGGGCATCGATCCTCGGGGCCCAAGATTTGGTGCAACAATCACCTCAGTTCTACTCGCAATAACGGTTTTCCTCGGCCTCATCGGCACCTCGGCCTCACGCCTCGTTGGGGAAACCTCCCCTCCCGTCGATTTGGGCTGGGCCCTGCCATCGCTCACGATTGCCCAGCGAGCAGCTGACCCAGCATTCATCCTGCTGGTCATCATCGCTGCGCTCTTTGCGTGGGGTGCGTTCGCCGGAATCCAGCGGCATCCGTACGGGCTATTCTTTGCACGGGTCATCCGGCCACGCCTTGCGCCAAGCTCCGAACGCGAAAACCCGGCAGCGCCAACGTTTGCGCAGGGTGTTGGCCTCATCGTCGTTGGAATCGGCCTCGTTCTTCACCTCGCAGGCGTTCCGCTCGCCCTCCCGCTTGCCGCGGGGGCCGCGTTTATCGCCGCGTTCCTGAACGCTGCGGTCGGTTTCTGCCTCGGATGCCAGATCTATCTGCTGCTGCAGCGAGCCAAACCTGTTGGCCTGCGCCCAAACGCCACGTAG
- a CDS encoding TlpA family protein disulfide reductase has product MSVPVALILLGSLLVFALLLAGFYSWRTGKATAAPAGQQIVISPIQAGLGDSAADHSADGLSRSADSWGSRITLLQFSTEICAKCPATRRLLGAIADERPDVQHAEVDLTHRPDLAATHRILQTPTVFVLDAEGRLLHRIGGAPTAATVTNILEPLGVNRVAV; this is encoded by the coding sequence ATGTCAGTACCGGTCGCCCTCATTCTGCTTGGTTCGCTCCTTGTGTTTGCGCTGCTCCTTGCTGGCTTCTACTCGTGGCGCACCGGCAAGGCAACTGCTGCACCCGCAGGACAGCAGATCGTCATCAGCCCGATACAGGCCGGGCTCGGCGATTCCGCAGCCGACCATTCGGCTGATGGGCTGTCTCGGTCCGCAGATAGCTGGGGCTCGAGGATCACGCTGCTTCAGTTCTCCACCGAAATTTGCGCAAAATGCCCGGCAACCCGTCGCCTCCTCGGCGCAATCGCCGACGAACGCCCAGACGTACAACACGCAGAGGTAGATCTCACCCACAGACCAGATCTCGCTGCCACCCATCGAATTCTGCAGACCCCCACCGTCTTCGTTCTGGATGCAGAGGGCCGCTTGCTTCACCGAATCGGCGGCGCCCCAACGGCCGCCACCGTCACCAACATCCTCGAGCCCCTTGGAGTCAATCGTGTCGCCGTCTGA
- the phoA gene encoding alkaline phosphatase produces the protein MRTSVSKSPTRGTRIAAASGALVVALSFASTTAAFAEVKDNGGAARNDSDNTASLRASIADGPAKNVILLIGDGMGDSEITIARNYAYGAAGQLPGIDALPLTGQYTTYSLYKDGANKGLPDYVPDSAATGSAWATGTKTYDNAISVDIDGTPQNTLIELAKANGLRTGNVSTAEIQDATPAVQVAHVGARSCYGPDSASCGADALENGGLGSISEQLLDTRADVTLGGGAASFSQTAKAGEWKDLTLNEQAAKRGYQLVGDVAGLEAVTEASQEKPVLGLFTAGNFPTRYAPTTATVGGANSAVTCQESAGRLPAELSLSSLTDKAISLLDSDSEKGFFLQVEGASIDKRDHSADACGQIGETIDLDEAVQSALKFAEADGNTMVIVTADHAHTSQIVDSTPPTSLSTAVTTVDGTVMKISYGTAAAGGSQQHTGSQLRVAGYGPGAANVVGLIDQTDNFFTIANALQLNRDLSSLSASASVALQKATFAPGEDLAISVAGLSGDRQLTGVIQSEPVNVPKTDVLNGTAVISAQAPTELGEHTVTLTGSQSGKVIEARFSVTPDGNPLPQPTDSAAPPVAGGIGGGGTGAIGAGPFAITGAEAGPLVVLAVLITALGAALIIRRRRQHSAANS, from the coding sequence ATGAGAACATCCGTTTCGAAGTCGCCAACACGAGGCACTCGAATTGCCGCAGCCAGCGGCGCGCTTGTTGTTGCACTGAGTTTCGCAAGCACAACCGCCGCGTTTGCAGAGGTCAAAGACAACGGTGGGGCCGCGCGGAACGACAGCGACAACACCGCGTCGCTGCGCGCATCCATCGCTGACGGCCCTGCGAAGAACGTCATCCTGCTTATCGGAGACGGCATGGGCGACAGCGAAATCACGATCGCCCGCAACTACGCCTATGGTGCGGCTGGGCAACTCCCCGGCATCGACGCCCTCCCACTCACGGGACAGTACACGACATACTCCCTGTATAAGGATGGCGCGAATAAGGGGCTCCCTGACTACGTTCCCGACTCTGCCGCGACCGGCTCAGCCTGGGCGACCGGAACAAAAACGTACGACAATGCCATCTCCGTTGATATCGACGGCACCCCGCAAAACACCCTCATCGAGCTTGCCAAGGCAAACGGCCTTCGCACCGGCAACGTGAGCACCGCCGAAATTCAGGATGCTACGCCTGCCGTGCAGGTTGCACATGTTGGCGCTCGCAGCTGCTACGGGCCAGATAGCGCTTCGTGTGGTGCAGACGCGCTGGAGAACGGCGGCCTCGGTTCAATTAGCGAGCAACTGCTTGACACTCGTGCTGATGTCACCCTCGGAGGAGGCGCAGCATCCTTCAGCCAGACAGCAAAAGCGGGGGAATGGAAAGACCTCACGCTGAACGAGCAGGCGGCCAAACGCGGCTACCAGCTTGTTGGCGATGTTGCTGGCCTCGAGGCAGTGACCGAAGCTTCACAGGAGAAGCCAGTGCTTGGACTCTTCACCGCGGGGAATTTCCCAACTCGCTATGCTCCAACAACGGCAACGGTCGGAGGAGCAAACAGCGCGGTCACGTGCCAGGAGAGCGCCGGTCGCCTCCCAGCGGAACTGTCGCTTTCAAGCCTCACCGATAAGGCGATCTCATTACTCGACTCTGACAGCGAAAAGGGGTTCTTCCTTCAGGTTGAAGGCGCAAGCATTGATAAGCGCGACCACAGCGCTGACGCGTGCGGGCAAATCGGCGAAACCATTGACCTCGACGAGGCCGTGCAGTCAGCGCTGAAATTCGCTGAGGCCGATGGCAACACCATGGTTATCGTGACGGCAGACCACGCCCACACGAGCCAGATTGTTGACAGCACCCCGCCAACGAGTTTGAGCACGGCCGTCACAACGGTTGATGGCACCGTCATGAAGATTTCGTACGGAACGGCAGCTGCTGGCGGGTCGCAGCAGCACACCGGGTCACAGCTTCGCGTTGCCGGTTACGGTCCTGGGGCCGCAAACGTGGTTGGCCTGATCGATCAGACGGACAACTTCTTTACAATCGCAAACGCGTTGCAGCTCAACCGGGACCTGTCATCGCTGAGCGCTTCGGCATCCGTCGCGCTGCAAAAGGCGACGTTCGCTCCCGGTGAAGACCTTGCGATCAGCGTTGCCGGTCTCTCCGGTGACCGCCAGCTGACGGGTGTTATTCAGTCTGAGCCCGTCAATGTGCCCAAAACGGATGTGCTGAACGGCACAGCAGTGATCTCTGCACAAGCACCAACTGAGCTTGGCGAACACACCGTCACGCTCACGGGAAGCCAGAGTGGCAAGGTCATCGAGGCACGCTTCTCGGTCACGCCCGACGGCAACCCGCTCCCTCAGCCAACCGACTCGGCGGCTCCACCCGTCGCCGGTGGAATTGGCGGGGGAGGTACAGGGGCAATCGGTGCCGGGCCGTTTGCGATCACCGGTGCAGAGGCCGGCCCGCTGGTTGTGCTCGCGGTGCTTATTACAGCACTCGGTGCGGCGCTCATCATCCGTCGCCGCCGCCAGCACTCGGCGGCAAACTCGTAA